From the genome of Trichosurus vulpecula isolate mTriVul1 chromosome 6, mTriVul1.pri, whole genome shotgun sequence:
CACAGAACTGGGGAGGCCCCTCTAAGCCTCCTGCCTGGGGTCTCAGGGAGGGGCAGTGCTTACCCTATCATTCACTGGCTTCATGATGCCCCACACACTCTCCTCCTGGATGGGCAGGCCTAGCTCTTCCCTTGTCTCCCGGAGAGCTGTGTCAACAATATCCTGGTCCTGAGGGTCACACTTGCcccctgggaaactgaggcacaaaaacatGAGGAAGGCTTCCATCCCCTGCCACTCTTGCTGGGGGCAACAAGCTCTGGGGAAATATAGGGCACTGGGGACCGGCAAAGAATGTGTCATTGAGGAGGCTGACCTGGGAAGGGCAGGGGAGTGCCAGGGGAGCAGCATCTCCCACCTTGGATCTTTCCTAGCATCAGAAGCCCCTCGCTTCTGTGTTCTACATACAGGGGCTCCTCCAGTTCTGATGTTCTaggttccaaggtcccttccaactctgacatttagcATTCTCAGGCCCTTCTCACCTCTGGTATTCCACATTTCTAAggcctctcctggttctctgacattctgcattctaaggcccctctcagttCCGGCATTCCACATTCTAATGTTCCCCCCAGGTCTAACATCCCATGTTCTATGTTTCCATTTATATGTTCCTCTATCAACTCAGACCCAAACCCAAGAACAGCCTGCTCTCCCAGAGGCCAGCCCTGAGAAGGTCATGAGTCTCTCCCAGAGCTGGGCTAGGTCCAACAATAGACACCCCAGTCAGCTGATGCTGGCTGAggcatcttcaaaaaaaaaaaaagtgaaggaggccTGGGTGAGATGGCCTCCCTCCCCCTGGCTCAGTGCTGGCCACAAATGGGCACAACCCAGTTTAGGGAGAGGGAGCTGAGGGAAGGCCCCAATAGGATGAGCCCTGGatacatggattcaaatcctggtcctGCTACTGGCTGGTATAACCACAATGACCAAAGTTTCTCAAGTGTCTACTGTATCCAAAGAGCTGTGGCGGGCTTGGGGGAGATCCAAGGTTCACTGGGGGCACAAGGCTCCTCTGGCCCATTCACCTGGAAGGGGACCCTCCAGGCCACAATAAAGCATCTGAGCAGGACTTTAAGCCAGACAATCGCaggatgtcagaggtggaagggtcCTCAGCCACCATCTACtccaatcctcccattttacagaggggacaCTTGAGGCCTGGAGGAGGGAGGTAACTCACCCAGGTAGGTGAGCCCCAAACCCAGGGACCTGACTCCCAAGTGCCACTAGggatgggctggggtgggggcagcCTGCCCAAGCAGTCTTGTGACTTAGGGAAGCTGGGTGGCCAAGACCAGCCTTAGCATCCTGTGCCCACCCAGGTACCTGACGTCCCCTTTGTGCCTCCCTATGAGGCGGCTGGAGCGGAGCGTGTAGAGAAGGGATGGTTCTCCGTGCACAGAGCACAGGGGCACCAGCACGGCCGCTGAGGCCTCCCGATGACGGTATCTGGCCGTGGTGGCCTCCAGCAACTGTCGGCAGCGCATTTCATTGGCACTGGACAGGGCGTGGCGAGCAGCCTCCTCTGGGCTCAGGGGGCCATTGCCTCCCCAGGGGCTGGGCTGCCTGCTTGCCAGGCGCAGTGTGGGCAGCATGGCACCTCAACCTCTGTGGAGGGAAGGAGGCCTGGGTAAGATggtgcccctccctcccccagctcagTGATGGCCACAAATGGGCACAACACAGTTTAGGGAGAGCGAGCTGAAGGAAGGCCCCAATAGGAT
Proteins encoded in this window:
- the NUDT8 gene encoding nucleoside diphosphate-linked moiety X motif 8 — translated: MLPTLRLASRQPSPWGGNGPLSPEEAARHALSSANEMRCRQLLEATTARYRHREASAAVLVPLCSVHGEPSLLYTLRSSRLIGRHKGDVSFPGGKCDPQDQDIVDTALRETREELGLPIQEESVWGIMKPVNDRKNTIVVPVIAQVGALESLDLTPNPQEVDDVFTMPLAHLLQPQNQGYTHFCHQGRYSYTLPIFLHGPYRIWGLTAIFTELTLEMLVRGTYHRITHLAGQQRGGETRT